The Oncorhynchus tshawytscha isolate Ot180627B linkage group LG02, Otsh_v2.0, whole genome shotgun sequence genome contains the following window.
AagtatgtgcgagcaaggaggcctacaaacctgactcagttacacctgctctgtcaggaggaatgggccacaattcacccaagcttgtggaaggctacctgaaacgtttgaccaaagttaaacaatttaaaggcaatgctaccaaatactaattgagtgtatgtaaacttctgacccactgttaatgtgatgaaagaaataaaaactgaaatcaatcattctctctactattattctgacatttcacattcttaaagtaaagtggtgatcctaactgacctaagacagggaatttttaccaggattaaatgtcaggcattgtgaaaactgagtttaaatgtatttgtctaaggtgtatgtaaacttccgacttcaactgtaagcttATGTGAATTAATTATAATGTTATTCTGTATTCAATTGTTACATTGTTCTAATCTCTGATATGAACTGTGAGGCTTTATTAAGTCTCTCAAAAATGTGGAACTAGTCATATTGTGTTTTCCTTTGACAGAATAAATCCATAGGAGGAGAGGACCCACctttttttaaaacaaaatagATTTTAAAAATCAAACAACCAAAAGGCCTGTATTTCAAACCATGTGGTGGCTTTGTGAACATCCAATTGATAAATATTAATGTTTTGCACAACAGGAGGGTATCAGACAACCAATGAACATCCTCATTGTAAAAGGCATTAAGAAAACATACAGGAAAATGATCTGATGGACTGTTTAAGCCAATTATGCAAGATTCAGGATATCTTTATGGAAGAAGTTTCTGCCTATTTCACCTGCATGGATGCCAATATAGCTGATCAAATTGTTGGTAAGGGAATAAAATGTGAATGTATTGGCATGAGTTGGTGGGTGTTGTGCTGCTAAAAAATGGAGGTGCTGTGGACAATTTGGACAAAGAGCATGTTGCCTAATGGTTGTTAGCGCTTGAAGTTATAGTGAATCCAAATTCCCAATGTTATTCAGATACCCTACTGCAGATAACAAATGGAAAGACACTATGATAACAATAAAAACACATTCACATCTTGTCGTTGCTCTGGATATaaaaacaatccaaaatgtatatttaatactgccgcaaagctaactaaaaagctgcattccccaagtgaggacggccttcacttcagcagtgatgaattcattaacttcttcaacgaaaagatcatgatcattagaaagcaaattacaaactcctctttgaatctgcgtatttctccaaaatgtagttgtcctgagtctgcacagaactgccaggacgtaagatcaatggagacactcaagtttttaaaTCCTGTATCTCTCGACACATTCACGCAAATAGtgatggcctctaaaccttccagctgactactggaccctattccaactaaactactgaaagagctacttccgggtgcttggccctcctatgatGAACATAATAAAAGGCTCCCTGTcctccggatgtgtaccaaactcactaaaagtggcagtaataaagcctgtcctgaaaaagccaaaccttgacccagaatgTTTTTATAAAATGACCGGCCTATATctaatctcccattcctctcaaaatattttgaaaaagctgttgcgcagcattcttttggagagattggaaactctAATtgatctacacggacaagttttTGCCTGGTTTAGagcttatctgtcggaaagatatcagttcatATCTATGGATGgtatgtcctctgacaaatcaatggtaagtttcggtgttcctcaaggttccgttttaggaccactattgttttcactatatgttctacctcttggtgatgtcattcagaaacacaatgtcaaatttCACTGCTATGGGTACGACACACagcggacgacacacagctgtacatttcgatgaaagcTGGTGAAGCCCCAAAACCGACTacactgtgtttcagacataaggaagtggatggcagcaaatgttttacttttaaactcagacaaaacagagatgttaGTTCTAGgtaccaagaaacaaagagatctgctgtttgaTCTGACAATTCATATTGATttttgtacagttgtctcaaataaaactgtgaatgacctctgtgttactctggatcctgatctctcttttgatgaacatatcaagaatatttatAGCGCATCATTATGACTTACTTTCTCATTACTCGTAGTCAGATTACATGATTTGGTTGGCGGGAACGGACTTCCATTGATACACCTGGACAACAGCCTGAGGACATGATTGGTGAGGATCATTCTTCTTACAATAAAATAACTATGGCTGGGGTGGTCAATGTATAGAAAATTATATGCTTCAAAGCATTGATATTACAGTGGTGCTGGCATCTTGTGCTAATAAGCAGGACACAATACGAATAAGAATTCATGAAACAGTCTAATCTATATCAAAGGCATGACACACTACactccattgactctgtacactCATGCAATGCAGTATTTCACTACCTCAAGTAACACCACATCTCTTCCTAATCCAGGAGGCCTTTATAAAGGTATCGGTGAAGACCATGAAGAATGTGCTGGAGAGGGTGATGAGGAAGGAGAGTGTGAGGTCTAtgaaaaaggagagggagaggataaagTCTATGAAGGAGTAGAGGGAGAAGGTGAGGTCtatgaagaaggagagggtgaggttTATGAAAAAGGTCCTGGTGAGGGCAATGTGGAGCAAATGTTTGAATTTATTTGTTTAAtatttatttatccaggttagtctcattgaaataaaatctatttttcaaaaGAGACTTGGTCCAACCAAGACCAGCAATGATGGTAGCCTCAAGATCCAAACTAAATCATGTTACATTTCACTGTTGTTTCTCGTCACTTATTCTGAATTAGTAGAGTGAGACAATAGTGAAATGTAGTGTAATTGAGTGTGGACCTGGAGGTTAGCTCTGCCTACTATGATGGTAGCCTTAAAATCTAAAATTAACAATGTAACATTTCACTATGGTTTCACTTTACTAATTCAATCTGGCATTCCTCTAATAGACGGGTACTTGGACTGTCTAAAAAATAACCAGTCCAATCAGCGTCCTCTCAGAAATGATGTGCAAATTTAGAATGAAAACCTGCATGGCCAAATGCAGTAGTTTGGATGAGGTTGTCTTTTGAACGGTTGAAGTTGATCCAGAAGCTGACAGGTTTTGAATAATGCCCCACACACAGTAGATACAGGCACAAACCTTTTAAATGAAAAGATGGCCATAATGAATTTGTGAAGTGAAACGGAACAGTTCAGTTTGGATCCAGGCCACTATTTGAAGGCTTTTATTGCAGAATTTTGTGGAAGCACTATCAGAGGCATCGCTTCTGGGAAAAGGACCTCTCTAGACCCATTCAACTTCAAAACCAGCAGAGTTGAAGCAAATAGTTTAGAACCCCTGCATCAACCTGACCATCAGCTCAAAACACAGCAACTTCAACTCTCTAAGAATCCTACATAAAAATCTCTTACCAGTTCAAGCTGACTATGACTGAGTGTTGATCAACCTGACATGTTACTAGTACTGTTAATTATATTGTAACTATTGTAATTGTTTGTGCATTGCAACCATTAGACCATATGCTTCAGAAACAAAATACCTAATAGCAGCTGTTCTGACTTTGACCAATTAGTGATCCTTTTGTGATTATCTTTGATTTCAATAAAATGCTCCTGATTATTCAGTCGTATCCTGATTCTCTGTATAATATATTAGTCCAAGCAATTAGCAATGGCGGGAAAGGACATAAGGAAGAAAGTGGAGAATATTATGAATAAACATGAAGTGGGGGATTACAAAGGCCTTCTGAAAGATCTGGGGAAAAATAAGACGATGGACAAGAAAAAAGGGAGAACAGTGGAAATGGTTATGTGGGAATGAGCGATTTCACAGAACTTTTGGAAGAACTTGAGGAAATTGAGAGTGACCAGAGTGAGGATGAATTAGATGTGGTGGCAGGTGCAGTGATGACTGTTGAGAAGAAGTTGAGTGTAGAGGGAGGCGGTGTGGCGAGGAAGGTTGGCATCAAGTGCAAAAAGTGGGACATGTGTTACAGAGGCTCTGAGATGGAACCTGATGAGAGGGTGGATGAAGTTCCTGCAGTGCGCTGATCCATATATGGTGATAGGTTGGGTGGAGAAGAAGTTGGGGTTGAGTTGGTGAAAGTAACTAGGAGTGGACTAGTGATGATTTATtgtgtttcttcagaccagaggaagCTGGCTGATCACTTGATCGCTTTGCTCTACATAGCAGGgcgccattgaaaggagtgacaACGGGGGTGGCATTAAATGTTGAGGAAGATCAGTTGAAAGTGACGATTCCCGGTGTCTGTGTAGCTTTCCATTTGGTGCGACGCAGATCCATTGGAGAGCGTGAGGAAATGGAGAAGACGTTGTATGTCCTGTTGAGTTTTAATGTAGTGCCTTTGCCAGATAAGGTTAAGGAAGTGTAAGTCATCAGGTGAGAGCGTTTGTTCCAAAAATACTTCAGTGTTTAAGGTGTCAGGTTTATGGGCATGTTGCATCAGTATGTAGGAAGGAGAgtcctagatgtgagaagtgtgtgtgtcttaaaATTGTGTGTCTTagttgtaggggtgcccatggggctggaAATCAGAGGTGTCCAGTGAGagaaaggcaggttgaggttgGTCGGGTGAAAGTAGTACAGAATGTGTTGTATGCTGAAGCAGTGAAGAGAGCggtagaggaagaggtgagggatcctgagaggattcaTGTGAGTAGGCAGAGACTAATGGAGAGTGATAGGAAGAATATGTAAGGTAGGTTTCTTGACATTCATAGCTATGGTTGTCAATTGTACTGCATAAATAGATTGACAGTCACAGAAAATTGTTGTGGCAGCGGCAGCGGCAGAGAAATACTTGAGACTGCAAGGTTTTCCTGCAGAACAGTTACAGGAAGTGTTGAGTGGTAGTGTACTGGAGTAGGATTAGATAAGGTAAATAGGGAATGGGGTGgtgttttttttgtatatattaattaattatttttttatttcgaGAGGTCTAATAGTTGTCATGGTAATTTTTCCTTTACCCCAATTGTATAGTACCGTATCACAAAGAATTTAATGTAGGTAGGCCGTGaatggcctcacactccagtacagtaggtggcggtgtatACACTTTAAATACGATGCGATTCGCCAACACAATCCCAAAGAACAAGAAGTTCACCGCGCTGGAGGGGCGGATCACTATGTTGTTCATTCTGATCACAGCAGTGCTGTTGAGTCTCTAGGCTAGCACAGCTTACGCTAGCTTGGCAATAGCTCTCGCATGAATTAGCTCGTTTCTATTTACGCTACGGTCGaactaaatatatttttttaaataatgtcgAAGGAGGTAAGTTTGTATTGATTACTATTCATTAACGTGCTGATAGGTTGTAGCGTTTTAGTCCGTAACAGTTGTGCTATTTGAAGGCGACGCATTCTTACTTACCTAACGTTAAACATGACAGCAGGCCATTTGATCTGACAGCAGGCCATTTGATCTGCAGCTGTAAAGGTCTTTGTCAGCATTGTTATTTAGTGTGTCACCAGTATTTTCACAACTTATTTTGAAGATGCATTTTTGTAAACATTCGCCCATTTGTTCACAATTGCAACTGAATTTTTATGGCGCCTGCATCAAGTAAAGTGTACAGTCCGCCATTATACCTagccagttaacgttagctagtagaGGGCGCGCGGTGACGCTCGATAGCTAACGTTATCTCTGCGAGATACGTTTTTGTCGCGGACTTTGAATAAGCAAAAAGCGCCAGTGTGTTTGCGTTTAAATTAATTTCAAAATGTGCACTGCTTTTTAATTTGTATTATAGATAGTTCACTAGCTAGCGTTAGCGAAATGGCTTATTCATAGAATGGCTACCAACCCAGGCTCCCGATGCGTTAAAGCAGCAGGCCGCATGCCTAACTAGCAAGTAACGGTAGGCCATTTCTGAGTGTAGTAGTAGACCTGACCTGCCATGGCTAGCAATGATCCCCATTTGCTTCTAATCCAGTGTGTTTCCCTCGTATTATATTCAGTCTCCCCGTGAGCCGGAGCAGCTCCGCAAGCTCTTCATTGGTGGGCTGAGCTTCGAGACCACCGACGAGAGTTTGCGGACCCATTTTGAAAGATGGGGTTCCCTCACAGATTGTGTGGTGAGTATTGCATTGCTTTTCTaatacggaacaaaaatataaactcaacaattTCATAGTTATTTTTTTAATGAGTTACTGTGCATATAGATGAAATATATTCATAGCACTACACACCCTAGTACaattccaggctgtttcacaaccggtcatgattgggagtcccataggacggcacacaattggcccagcgtcattagGGTTTGACCGgattaggctgtcattgtaaacaagaatttgttctttactgacttgcctagttaaataaataaaacatgtacaTCTTTTGGTTAAAGATGCCtttaaaaaatgggcctcacaatgggcctcaggatcttgtcacagtatttttgtgctttcaaattgccattgataaaatacaatgctgcttgttgtctgtagcttatacctgcccataccaaaaccccactcatcatggggcactctgttcacaacgttgacatcggaaaaccgctcgcccacacaacgccatacacgtggtctgcggttgttatGCTGTTTGGACGTACTGTCGGATTATCTAAAATTACGTTGGAatctgcttatggtagagaaattaacattcaattatctggcaacagtgctggtgaacattcctgcagtcagcatgccaattgcacactccctcaacttgagacatctgtggtattgtgttgtgtgacacaactgcacattttagtggccaaTTGTCCCCAAcccataattttaaaaggctaattgatcattagaaaacccttttgcaattatgttatcacagctgagaactgttctgatttaaagaagcaataaactggcctcagactagttgagtatttggagcatcagtatttgtgggttcgattacaggctcaaaacggcCAGAACAATAGACAAagaactcgtcagtctattcttgttctgagaaatgaaggctattccatgtgagaaattgccaagaaactgaagatctcgtacaacgctatgtactactcccttcacagaacagcgcaaactgtctctaaccagaatataaagaggagtgggaggccccagtgcacaactgagcaagaggacaggtgcattagtgtctagttgagaaacagacacctcacaagtcctcaactgtcagcttcattaaatagtacctgcaaaacactaGACTCAACTTCAAccgtgaagaggcaactccgggatgcggcgttcctctgtccagtgtttgtgttcttttgcccatcttaatattttctttgagtctgagatatggctttttctttcgAACTCTGCCTATGCCAGCTTCCTGGAGtcgaacagctcaaataagcaaagagaaacaacatcccattactttaagacatgaaggaagtgaatctggaaaatgtcaagaactttgacagTTTTTTCACTTGCAATTGCAAAAGCCATGATGGCACtagttctcatgaggaccaccacaggaaaggaaaacccagagttgcctctgctgcggaggataggttcattagatttgccagcctcagattgcagcccaaataaatgcttcacagagttcaagtagcagacacatctcaacctcgactgttcagaggagacggcgtgaatcaggctttcatggtcaaattgctgcaaagaaaccactactaaaggacacgaagaagaagatacttgcttgggccaagaaacaggagcaatggacattagactggtggaaatctgtctgatgagtccaaatttgagttgaactgcagagtgaaggaaaagaagccaacaagtgcaCAGCGCATGTCagaactccttcaatactgttggaaaagcattccaggtgaagctggttgagagaatgccaagagtgtgcaaagctgtcatcaaggcagctgtcatcaaggctactttgaagaatctaaaatatattttaatttaacgCTTTTTGGTTacaaaatgattccatatgtgttatttcatagttgtgacgtGTTCActattctactatgtagaaaatagtcaaaataaacttttgactggtacttttgTAATTATATCAGCAAATGAATGGTTCAATTCCGAATTCCTCAGGTAATGAAAGATCCAGTCACAAAGAGATCGAGGGGCTTTGGCTTTGTCACTTACAGCTCTGTGGATGAAGTTGATGCATCAATGGAGGCTCGTCCTCATAAGGTTGATGGCCGCCAAGTGGAGCCCAAGAGAGCGGTGTCCAGAGAGGTGAGCGATGTCTGCTGTGACTACAAAACACAGAAACCTCCCAGTTTCACAGATTTTGATGTTGGGGTGCTTGCTGGAGTTTCTGAATATGAAGTGGAATTGTTTTTAATTATCTTCTGTTTGTCTTTTGAAGTGATTTTAATATTTTGAATGTCATGTTGGACAGGATTCTTCAAGGCCAGGTGCTCACACCACTGTGAAGAAGATCTTTGTGGGTGGCATCAAGGAGGACACAGAGGAGCATCACCTTAGGGACTACTTTGATCAATTTGGCAAGATCGAAGTCATCGACATCATGACTGATAGGACCAGCGGGAAGAAGAGGGGGTTTGCCTTTGTTACATTTGATGATCATGATGCAGTCGATAGGATTGTCAGTAAGTTCTCAAGTCAACACCATTGATACAGAAAAGCTGCTATTGTGTATTTAGATGTTTAACTTTTTTTCGTCAAGTAATTTACTGATCTGTTTTTAACAATCTCCTCCGCTTACAGTCCAGAAGTATCATACAGTGAATGGTCACAACTGTGAAGTGAGGAAGGCTTTGTCAAAGGAAGACATGAACCGGTCCGGTATGTATTGTAGCAGTTGATTCCCAACAACAACTGAAGCTTTAGATGTGATGTTGAGAAAGTGACTGACCTGTTTGATGTCTGAAATTCAGGGCCAAGAGGTGGAAACTTTGGTAGAGGTGGCGGATATGGAGGTATGAGCACTCTGGTTTTTATTTCCTTTTAAACCATATTCAACCTTGTTCCGTAGGGAATTAATTTACTAGTTGGTTGCCCAGGTGCAATGCAAGCTTCAAGTTATTCTCACATCTGTAATGATTTTTTTCCTAGGTGGTTtcggtggagggagaggaggaggtggaggatatGGTGATAACGATGGATACAATAACTATGGAGGCAATGGTGAGTTCTTCTGTGTTTTTTCTAGATATTATAAAATGTGGGTAATGTTTTCGGGACGATTTGCCAGTTTGTCCAAAAGCTTAACTTGTTTGACTTATTTCCTTAGGTGGCGGCTATGGTGGAGGTCCCGGCGGGTATGGTGGTGGCAACCGGGGCTATGGCGGAGGCGGCGGCGGTGGTTATGGTAACCAGGGTGGCAgctatggaggaggaggaggaggatacgaCAACTACAAcaatggaggtggtggtggtggaagctACAGAGGTGGTAGGTCAACCAAGCAATGGTGCGCTGCACATATAAATAGTGCCATCACTTAGTTTTGTATCAGGATAGCTGTGTGTGATAGATAGCTTGGAATTTAAAACTACTATCTGTGTCCTCTTGCAGGTAACTATGGagctagtagtggtggtgggagcAGCAGtggaagtggtggtggtggtggtggagactACAATGACTTTGGCAATTACAACAGCCAGTCGTCCTCCAGCTACGGCCCAATGAAAGGAGGCAGCGGCTATAGTGGCGGCAGTGGAGGGGGCCGGAGCAGCGGCccatatggtggtggtggtggtgttggtggtggtggtaagtcCCATGTTACACTTCCCCTTGAAGTAAATAAGAACTGAGCCTAAGTCCCTGGATTTGTAAGGGAGGAAAATATAGGCGTTTCCCTAGTAGCTAGTCCCTTGAGTTGAGCACTTACGTAAGGCCTGGCCCATTCTGCAGGTGGTTACGGAGGCGGCTCCGGTGGTGGATATGGAGGGGGCTCCGGAGGTCGAAGGTTCTAGGTTCTGAGGTAAGCGCTGTACTGAAAAAATTGCACTGCACCTCTAGATTGGACTGTTAAATGTAGTTTTGGAGTCCGTACATTGGAGGAATTGAGATTGCCATTTCCACTATGTGGCTTCCTTGGCACAGCCTAGTCCAAGATGCAGCATAGTTGTTTTTAGAAAACAAAGCACTCCCTTTACATATGGCCAGTAGGCCTAGGCTCGAGGGCAATCATATACCGTGATACATGTGCTGAAATTGATTGTCTGAGTTCTGTATGGGGGATCCAGCAGCAAACCTTTACTTTCACAGAATCTACCATCTATTGAGCCCCTTGGCATATATGGATTGGACTGAGTTTGAAACATCCCCCCCCCAACTCCACACACAATCTGCCCTCCTTGTCTTTGCTATGCAGTGCAACGGGCTTGAATTGAAGGCTTGCTCCTGGCTTTTCTCCTCTTGACCCCACTCAAATGTAGCTGATAATGACGAAAGAAGGAAGGTGCAAAAGTTTAACAATGTTGTTCCGTATTGTCCAACAGGCTACAGTACttaggagaggagagccagagaggtGACAGGGAAAGGAAGCAGCAGGTTTACCCCCTAGATCTGCTCAGCCAAGCACAGTTGTGGCAGGTTTACATCTGCCACATGAAGAGAAATGTACAGTAGAAAAGGAAAAATcatgtggagagggagggaggggaatgggTGGGTCCTTTTCAAACCGTTCTTGTCAAATGCTTCCCAGCAGGATTATATGATTTTGTAGTTTTGCTGTTTTTGTCTTTGAAGTGTAAAGCATTCCACTAAGGTTTTATGTAGGTATTTTGATTTTCCCCGCACCTATAGGGTGTTTTTAAGATGTAACCGCCACCAAATCAAGATTAAATAAACCgcttttcagtttttgtttttttacattgtgtATTTTGATTGATGGGTTCCTGTTGATTGTGTTACATGAGATGAGTAGTCCTCAACAGATGAGTAGATGGTATGAAGTGTAATTGGAATATCCTCAGAGTACTTGCGTTATGTTCCATATTCAGTATCAAAGCATGTCATTGTTTAGAAAAGTGCATTTTTGTTTAGATAGTTTACCTCAATGCCTTTGGTGTAAATACCCTGCTTTTGCATACAGAGGTCAAAGGCCTTTGTGCTTCTGGGCCGCCGGGCCGGTTTCTCCCCTAAAGTTTAGCATTGTTGCCACTGGACAAAATAAAAGTTTGCTTAATGGCTTTTCTGTTGGCTCATAGCTTCACAATCAATTGGAGTCTAGCTTACACACAGAACTTGAGACTAGCCTATCAATTGGAGGAGCCAGCTGAGAGGCTAGTCATTGGGAGGAACCAGCTAAGGGAGAGAAGTAGCAAGATCCCCGCGAGGAGCCAGTGAAGCAGGGGACAGCAGCAGTCTTTGAGTACAGATGGTTGCTCTTGTAAGACTAGCGAGAGGCAGCTCGAGAAAGGAAGGGGTATTTTATATACCATGCTGGTAGGTAAGAAGAGATTTTTGATCAACTCTTGTATTTTTAACACTCACCTTTTTGAAAATGTTAGCAGTCCATGTTAAGTCTCAGGGTAAATTCACTAACATGGGCTCCGTAGGCATTTTATTCCAGCAAAGGTATTTAATCTTAGAGTAAGAGGGCTATAGATTTAGAGAATTAGTTAACTACCAGTGTTTTTGGTTGCCCAATTACCTGAATGATGCAAACCTTGACTGCTACTCAACTGCATTTGTGACAACATAAGTGGCCGGATATCCTCAATATTAATGACTAGATCTGGTTACACTAATGTTGGTAGTGCATGAAAATCTAGAATAAAAGCACTCAGTAGCACTAAAAATGTATGTACTTTCTCTAATATCTCTCTCATTTTCAGGAATGTAAGATGTCTGCACTAGTGCACCTCGCATGCACCTTATCTTGCACCTCTACACCTGTACTGAGATGACCAGCGGTTACAGGACCAATTATGACATGGGTAtgctggatttaaaaaaaaaatttacttacattttttttgtgatgCCTCACTTTCTCTGCTTTGTGCAGGCCAAATATCAGATTATTTCAAGATGAGGTGTGCTTTGTGTGGTTTTAATTGCTTTAATGTTTGTCTTTCAGTGTCATTTTAAATGGACAGAAGGGACACTACAGGAATGCTGCTGGACAGTTTTAAACTTTTGTACTAACTtgcaataaaatgtttttttttttaagcatttGTCTTTATTGTAAACACTTATGAGGCTCTGGTCTGTTTTTCAAATGAAGTCTTGATTGTATGTTCTGTAGAGGCAGTTCATTCTGTATAGACAGCTGTATGTGGTGCAGAGGGAaatttattttatgtttttatcACCTATTTGCTGAATGTCAAATTCCTGTGTACGGGGTTTAACGGAAGTAGAGTAAGGAGTGGTATGAAGTGGTGGTAGCATTTTCAGACACAGAATGCATGATGTTTTGGGGCGGCAGgataaggttgcaagttcaaacccccgagctgacatggtacaaatgtcattctgcccctgaacaggcagttaacccacttcctaggctgtcattgaaaataagaatttgttcttaactgacttgcctagttaaataaaggtggttGTTGTTGGGAAGGGACACTAGGTAAGTGGAGAACCCCTGCCATGGCTCAACATGGCAAGTTAAAACACACAGCCTAAGCAGTCTTATAACATGTCATGTTTTCCTGTGTTAGGGCATCATTCTAACAAGGAGTCTATAGACCATtttattataatatatttatatagcacTTTTCATTACAAGTAGAATCTGTTGCTTTTTACAAACAATTTAACAAAATAAATATAGGGATCTGGCAGTTCATTATGGCACAATAGTCTGCTTTTCTTGCTAACAGGGTAGTGGTTCAACCCCTCTCCAGTTGTTCTCCTTTGCTACTATACTGaggaaaaatataaatgcaacatgcaacaatttttaaAGAGCATTATTGAAGTAGATTCAGTATGCCttaacctatggatttcacatgacttggatatagatatgcatctgtcaCAGATGCCTTAAAAAGAAAAATGGGTCAAAaatccagtcagtatctggtggaaccactcatgcagtgtgacatctcctcatagaattgatcaggctgattatggcctgtggaatgttggtCCACTCTTCAAAAACTGCAAAGgtgcgggaactggaacacactgtcgatccacagcatcccaaacatgctcaatggtgacgtgtctggtgagtatggccagaactgggacattttcagcttccaggaattgcatTCTCATGCTGAGACATGAGGGGATAGTGGTAGATGAATGGCacggcaatgggcctcaggatctcg
Protein-coding sequences here:
- the LOC112216693 gene encoding heterogeneous nuclear ribonucleoprotein A1; this translates as MSKESPREPEQLRKLFIGGLSFETTDESLRTHFERWGSLTDCVVMKDPVTKRSRGFGFVTYSSVDEVDASMEARPHKVDGRQVEPKRAVSREDSSRPGAHTTVKKIFVGGIKEDTEEHHLRDYFDQFGKIEVIDIMTDRTSGKKRGFAFVTFDDHDAVDRIVIQKYHTVNGHNCEVRKALSKEDMNRSGPRGGNFGRGGGYGGGFGGGRGGGGGYGDNDGYNNYGGNGGGYGGGPGGYGGGNRGYGGGGGGGYGNQGGSYGGGGGGYDNYNNGGGGGGSYRGGNYGASSGGGSSSGSGGGGGGDYNDFGNYNSQSSSSYGPMKGGSGYSGGSGGGRSSGPYGGGGGVGGGGGYGGGSGGGYGGGSGGRRF